The following coding sequences lie in one Mercenaria mercenaria strain notata chromosome 5, MADL_Memer_1, whole genome shotgun sequence genomic window:
- the LOC123559135 gene encoding cholinesterase 2-like translates to MKAWVQTVTSVVFTTLLSMTKTRAARVTTTHGVIEGTSVVIDDVTVDIYLGIPFAKPPVGDLRFRAPQPADKWTGVKETKTQPNSCVQSADTNFARFEGVEMWNANTDISEDCLYLNLWVPRTNNFSDPTLIWIFGGSFVYGSITLDVYDGRYLAAKQGIIVAATQFRMGVLGFLYMGTEDAPGNMGLLDQQLAIMWIHDNIESFGGDSSKITLIGESSGAASINHHLLANSSWPYFNNAIMLSSTSLAPWAIDSPNNLLEHTKSFANIRNCSDSDSREVIKCLRNEDALDLELYQWYLNNKNIGTFSPTVDGQFLPDYPATLLNSGKMKNTDILLGVTKDEGEFFMLYFYPDVFTDIWNPNPLERDQFLQTMCQEAGCQGDLDRDGILFTYESSNLQSTRGSYSDILDDIIGDLNFKCSVRSLASYYANVPDRRTYLYSFEYRHSANPWPSWMGALHGYEIEIIFGLPFNRQLNYSDLDREVSAKVMDFFTTFAGTGDLGSYGNEWPEFTTNSEQHIVFSQNGSTHIREGFRTKECSFWEYLMPKLRHQISESSTTSGVIYYSIPTILFCLPVIISAIIIS, encoded by the exons ATGAAGGCATGGGTTCAGACTGTTACCTCTGTGGTTTTTACTACCCTGTTGTCAATGACAAAAACACGTGCTGCACGGGTAACAACTACACACGGTGTCATTGAAGGAACTAGTGTCGTAATCGATGACGTCACAGTTGATATTTACCTAGGAATACCGTTCGCGAAACCACCTGTAGGGGATCTCCGGTTTCGAGCCCCTCAACCGGCCGATAAATGGACTGGTGTGAAGGAAACTAAAACACAACCAAACAGTTGCGTGCAGTCTGCAGACACGAACTTTGCACGGTTTGAAGGTGTTGAAATGTGGAACGCTAATACCGACATCAGTGAAGACTGTCTGTATCTAAATTTATGGGTTCCAAGAACGAATAACTTCTCTGATCCGACGTTAATTTGGATTTTCGGCGGGTCGTTTGTATATGGGAGTATAACTTTAGATGTATATGACGGGCGGTATTTGGCCGCTAAACAGGGAATAATCGTAGCTGCTACGCAATTCAGGATGGGCGTTCTCGGATTTTTATATATGGGCACTGAAGACGCACCGGGTAATATGGGTTTATTAGATCAACAACTCGCCATAATGTGGATTCACGATAATATTGAAAGTTTCGGGGGCGACAGTAGTAAGATCACATTAATTGGTGAAAGTTCAGGTGCGGCGAGTATAAACCATCATTTGTTAGCTAATTCATCGTGGCCTTATTTCAATAATGCAATAATGCTCAGCTCTACCTCATTGGCTCCGTGGGCGATTGACTCGCCCAATAATCTGCTGGAACACACGAAATCATTTGCAAACATACGGAACTGCTCAGACTCCGactcaagggaggtaatcaagtGCCTGCGCAACGAGGACGCATTGGACCTTGAATTATATCAGTggtatttaaataataaaaatattggtACATTTAGTCCGACAGTTGATGGCCAGTTTTTGCCGGACTATCCCGCTACGTTGCTTAACTCaggaaaaatgaaaaacacagaCATTTTATTAGGTGTTACTAAAGATGAAGGGGAATTTTTCATGCTTTATTTTTATCCTGATGTTTTTACCGATATCTGGAACCCAAATCCTTTGGAAAGGGATCAATTCTTACAGACCATGTGCCAGGAAGCAGGATGTCagggtgaccttgaccgtgaTGGAATTTTATTTACATACGAATCGTCGAATTTACAGTCCACTAGAGGGAGCTACAGCGATATATTAGATGATATaa TTGGAGATTTGAATTTCAAATGCTCTGTGCGAAGTCTTGCAAGCTATTATGCCAATGTACCGGACAGACGGACATACCTCTACTCATTCGAATATCGGCATTCGGCTAACCCTTGGCCGTCGTGGATGGGTGCGCTACATGGATATGAAATAGAGATTATCTTTGGTCTGCCGTTTAATCGTCAGTTAaattacagtgaccttgaccgcGAGGTCAGCGCTAAGGTCATGGATTTCTTCACGACGTTTGCAGGAACTGG AGATCTTGGTTCCTACGGCAACGAGTGGCCAGAATTCACGACAAACTCTGAGCAACATATCGTATTTTCACAGAACGGTAGCACACATATACGAGAAGGATTTAGAACAAAAGAATGTTCGTTCTGGGAATACCTCATGCCAAAACTCAGACATCAAATTTCAG AAAGCAGCACAACAAGTGGCGTCATATATTATAGCATTCCCACAATTCTCTTCTGCCTACCAGTGATCATTTCTGCAATTATCATCAGTTGA